The Mycobacterium avium subsp. avium genomic sequence GATCTGTGCCCCAACGCCTAGCACCGGCCCGGTCGCTACCCAGGCGTCCGGTCCAGGCTAGGGTGACAGTCGAGTGAAGCTGAACGCACATAACCTGACCGGTCTCAAAATCCCCGTCCCGACCTATGACCGTAGCCAAATCGGCATCGGCATAGCGCATTTCGGCGTCGAGGGTTTTCATCGCGCCCACCAGGCCATGTACCTGGACCGCTTGCTGAACGACGGTCTCGCCCGGGACTGGGGCATCTGCGGTATCGGCGTGCTGCCCGACGACCGGCGCATGCGCGACGCGCTGCGCAGCCAGGACTACCTCTACACGCTGATCCTGGAACATCCCGACGGCACCCAGGAGCCGCGCGTCATCGGATCCATCGTCGACTTCCGTTACGCGCCTGAGGATCCCGGTTCCGTCGTCGATCTGCTGGCCGATCCCGCCACCCGGATCATCTCGCTCACCATCACCGAGGGCGGCTACCAGCCGCCGCTCAGCGCGGCGTTCGAGTTGGTGGCCGAGGCGCTGAATCGGCGACGGGAGCGCGGCCTGCCCTCTCCGACGATCGTCTCCTGCGACAACATCATCAAAAACGGAGACGTGGCCCGGCGCGCCTTCACTGCCCACGCCGAGCAGGTCAATCCCGAACTCGCGCAATGGATGCGGGAGAACACCACCTTCCCCAACTCGATGGTCGACCGGATCACCCCGACGCCCACACCAGACCTCGTCGACCGGTTGGCCGCCGAGTTCGGCGTGCAGGACGCCGAGCCGGTGGTGGCCGAGCCGTTCGCCATGTGGGTGCTCGAGGACGACTTCGCCGACGGGCGGCCCCCGCTGGACAAGGCCGGCGTGCGGCTGGTCGACGACGTGGCGCCCTACGAGGCGATCAAGCTGCGGCTGCTCAACGCCGGCCATCAGGGCCTGTGCTATTTCGCCTACCTGGCCGGATACCGCGAGGTGCACGAGGCCGCGCAGGATCCGGTGATCGCGGAATTCCTTGCCCGCTACATGGATTCGGAGGCGATGCCGACGCTGCCGCGGATGCCCGGTCTGGAAGACTTCCGGGACGGCCTCATCCCCCGCTTCGCCAACGCCTATGTGGGCGACCAGGTGGCCCGGCTGTGCGCGGACTCCTCCGACCATATCCCGAAGTGGCTGTTGCCGGTGGTGCACGACAACCTGCGCTCCGGCGGCCCGGTGCAGCTGTCCGCGGCGATCGTCGCGAGCTGGGCTCGCTACGCCGAGGGCGTCGACGAACAGGGCCGCCCGATCGAGGTGGTGGACCGGCTCGCCGACACCCTGGTGCCGCTCGCCCGCTCGCAGCGCGAGAATCCGGACGCGTTCCTGGCCAACCGTGCGGTGTTCGGCGACCTGATCGACGCACCGCGCTTCCGCGAGGCCTACCGGTGGGCCCTGGACTCGCTGCACCGGCGCGGCGCGCGCGCGACGTTGCGGGCGCTGATCGGGGCCGACGGGTCGTGAGCCTGGTCGCGGGCATCGACCCGGGCACGGACCCCCGCGGCCTGACCGAGAGCGCCTAGGCTGGGCGGGGAACAGCCAAAGACATGGACGCACAGGGCTATTGCGCGCGGTGGCGGCAGAACGCCGATCGTCGAGGCGTGGCCGCGCGGGTGGTCGACGAGATCGTCCGGCGCCACGGCATCACCCCGGCGCGCTTCGCGGTGCTCGAGACCCTTACCGAGTTCCGGGACCCGCTCGGCAAATCGTATTTCCTGCTGCGCCCGGACACCCCCGGCGAGCACGCCCGGGAGGCGGTGCTGATGACCTACATCCTCAATGCCGGCACCGATTACGGGATTGGCAAGGCGCCCACGGACTTTCCACCCACCCCCTATAGCGCCGTGGAGGCGGTGCGCATCATCGCCCGCCAGCACGCCAACGACTGGAGCTATCGCCGCGACGTCCGGTTCGTGCACCGCAACGGAGCTCGCCTGGTCACCACCCCCAACGGCATGCTGATGGGATTGGGCGGCAACGGGATTCAACGGCTGTTCAGCGCGCGGGGCGGTACCACCTGGGGCGACATCTTCATGGTCAACCTGGGCCGGCTGGCCGACCCGGTCGACCAGCTGCACCGGATCATCCGCTCCGGACGCGCCTGGGGCCGGGACGCGCACGGCGTCCCGCGCGCCGCCCACCTCGACCTGGACCGCTTGTTGCACCACGAGGAACGGCACGCCGCGCAGTGGGCGGCCCGCGGTTATTTCGGCATGCTCACCGGCTACGGCCGGGAGTTGTTCCGCGAGTTGGCTTTTCGGGTGGTCAACCGATTCGAGGAGGACGCGGGATTGTGCGACGGGGGCTACAGGGCGTCGATCCCGTGGTAGAGCACCATCGCGCCGATCACCACCAGGACCGCCGCGAGCAGGGCGGCGTTGTTGCGGTCCATCCAGTCCCGGAGCCGGGCCAGCGCGTCGTCGAGGCGGCTGCCGGCCGCCAGATAGGCCAGTATCGGGATCGCGACGCTGGACGCCGCGACCGCGACGAAGAACAGCGCGGCCATCCAGTCGCCGATCGGGCCGAGTCCGCTGCTGCCGATGGCCAATCCGGCCGGGACGCAGATGAGCGCCACATCCGGGCGCACGACCGCGAGCACCGCCCCGGTGATGCCGGCGCGGGCCGGGGTGATGCTGGCGAATGACCGCATCCAGGCCGGCGACTCGCTGTGCCGGTGCCGGGTGTGCCACCGGAAAATGCCGTAGCCGATCAGCCCCGCCCCCAACACCACCCGCAGCCACGACGACCACCGCGGCGGCGACCTGTCCAGGCCGCCGAGCAGGTGCGAGGCCGCGACGGCGAGCGCGGTCAGCGCGGCCAGGCTCAGCAGCCAGCCGCCCAGGAACGCCAGGCTGCTCGGCCGCGGCCGCGGCGCCTGCAGCACCAGCACCGCCGGGATGACGGTGAGCGGCGACAACGAGATGACCAGCCCCAGCGGCACCAGCCCGGTCAGCACGGTGCCCCAGCTTCCTGCCATGAGCGGCAATCCTGCCACCGCCGCGCCGATGTGACACCGAAACGCGCCGGGTCAGGCCAGCGCGCGAATCCCGTTGTAGAGCACGATCAACCCGATCAGCAGCAGGATGACCGCCAGCATCGCGTCGTGGTTGGCTTCCATCCACGCTTTGAGGCGCTCCAGCGCATCGTCGAAGCGGTCCCCGGCACCGACGTAGACCAGGATCGGGACGGCCACCGTCGACGCGGCCAGCACGACGAAGATCGCGGCGGCGACCAGCTGGGCGCCCGCGCTCAGGCTGCTGTTGCCGACGGCCAAACCGGCTGCCGCACACAGGATGAGCACCTCGGGCCGCAGCGGCACCAGCACCGCCCCCACCACCCCGGCCCGCACCGGCGACAGCGCGGCGAACGAGCGCATCCAGCGCGGCATGCTGCGCTGCCGGTGCCGGGTGAACCAGTGGTAGGCGGCCAACGCGAGGAGCGCGACCCCGAAGACCAGCCGCACCCAGGACGCCCATTTCGGCGGGGTCGCGTGCAAGCCGCTGAGCAGCTCCGAACCACCGACGAACGCGGTGGTGAGCCCGACCAGGCCCAGCACCCAGCCGCCGAGGAAGGCGAGGCTGGCCGGGCGCGGGCGGGGCGCGTGCAACACCAGCACCGCGGGAATGACCGTGATCGGCGAGAGCGCGATGACCGCCGCCAGCGCCACCAGCTTGCTCAGCACCGATGCCCAACTTGGTTCCACGGGCAGCCATCATCGCATCGGCGCGACACCGGCGCATGGCTGCGCCGTCAGCCCTTGCGGCGCAGCGTCCAGGCCGGCACCCAGTGCGTCACGGTCCGGCATTTGGCGCCGTAGGCCACCGGATAGGTGACCAGGCCCCACCAGTCGCCCTGCTCGCACAGCGCCCAGCAACTCAGCCGCCCCTCCACCACCTTGTGCAGTTGCAGACCGTTGGGCTGATACCGCCCCGAGCGGTGCGGCTGGCGCGGGAACAGCACGGTCAGATCGACCAGCACGGCGATCGGCGGGCGCACCACCCGAAACGGGCTGCGCACCGGTTGGCCGTTGTATCCGATCGACGCGAGCGGATCCATCGATCGATCATACGTTCGAATCCTGAGGTGTCCGGGTACGCCGGGTGGCCCGACGGGCGTCTGGCAACATGGCGGTGTGTCCAGCCCGACCCGTCCGGCGGTACCGGCCGCGCTGGACCCGTGGATCGTTGCGGCGCTGGCCGCCGCGGTGAGCCTGGCCGGGGCCGCGCGGCCGTCCTTCTGGTACGACGAGGCCGCGACCATCTCGGCCTCCTACAGCCGGTCGCTGACCCAGATGTGGCACATGCTGGGCAATGTCGACGCCGTGCACGGCCTGTACTACCTGCTCATGCACGGCTGGTTCCGGCTCGTCCCGCCCACCGAGTTCTGGTCGCGCGCCCCCAGCGGGCTGGCGGTGGGGGCCGCCGCGGCCGGCGTCGTCGTGCTGGGCAGGCAGTTCTCGTCGCGCACGGTCGCGGTGGCCTCCGGTGTTTTCTGCGCGGTGTTGCCGCGCACCACCTGGGCCGGCGTCGAGGCCCGGCCGTATGCCCTGTCGATGATGGCCGCGGTGTGGCTGAGCGCGCTGCTGGTTTTCGCCGCCCGCCGCCAATCCCGTTGGCCGTGGCTGTGTTTCGGCCTCGCCCTGGTGTGCTCGGTGCTGCTCGACGCGTACATCGCGCTGCTGCTCGCGGCGTACGCCGTCTTCGTCGGCGTCTGCTGTCGCAGCCGAACGGTGTTGTGGCGCTTCGGCATCAGCTCGGCGGTGGCGGTGGTCATGCTGCTGCCGTTCCTGCTGACGGTGGCCGGGCAGGCGCACCAGATCAGCTGGGTGGCAGCGATCGGGCACCGCACCATCGAAGACGTGGTGATGCAGCAGTATTTCGAACGCAGCCCGCCGTTCGCCGTGCTGTCGGCGCTGCTGATCTGCGCGGCAATCGCGTTGTGGCTCAGCCGGTCCGCGCCGCTGGGGCCCTCGGAGCGGCAACTGCTGGTGCTGGCGACGTGCTGGGTCGGGATACCGA encodes the following:
- a CDS encoding mannitol dehydrogenase family protein; the protein is MKLNAHNLTGLKIPVPTYDRSQIGIGIAHFGVEGFHRAHQAMYLDRLLNDGLARDWGICGIGVLPDDRRMRDALRSQDYLYTLILEHPDGTQEPRVIGSIVDFRYAPEDPGSVVDLLADPATRIISLTITEGGYQPPLSAAFELVAEALNRRRERGLPSPTIVSCDNIIKNGDVARRAFTAHAEQVNPELAQWMRENTTFPNSMVDRITPTPTPDLVDRLAAEFGVQDAEPVVAEPFAMWVLEDDFADGRPPLDKAGVRLVDDVAPYEAIKLRLLNAGHQGLCYFAYLAGYREVHEAAQDPVIAEFLARYMDSEAMPTLPRMPGLEDFRDGLIPRFANAYVGDQVARLCADSSDHIPKWLLPVVHDNLRSGGPVQLSAAIVASWARYAEGVDEQGRPIEVVDRLADTLVPLARSQRENPDAFLANRAVFGDLIDAPRFREAYRWALDSLHRRGARATLRALIGADGS
- a CDS encoding GAP family protein — protein: MAGSWGTVLTGLVPLGLVISLSPLTVIPAVLVLQAPRPRPSSLAFLGGWLLSLAALTALAVAASHLLGGLDRSPPRWSSWLRVVLGAGLIGYGIFRWHTRHRHSESPAWMRSFASITPARAGITGAVLAVVRPDVALICVPAGLAIGSSGLGPIGDWMAALFFVAVAASSVAIPILAYLAAGSRLDDALARLRDWMDRNNAALLAAVLVVIGAMVLYHGIDAL
- a CDS encoding GAP family protein — protein: MLSKLVALAAVIALSPITVIPAVLVLHAPRPRPASLAFLGGWVLGLVGLTTAFVGGSELLSGLHATPPKWASWVRLVFGVALLALAAYHWFTRHRQRSMPRWMRSFAALSPVRAGVVGAVLVPLRPEVLILCAAAGLAVGNSSLSAGAQLVAAAIFVVLAASTVAVPILVYVGAGDRFDDALERLKAWMEANHDAMLAVILLLIGLIVLYNGIRALA
- a CDS encoding glycosyltransferase family 39 protein gives rise to the protein MSSPTRPAVPAALDPWIVAALAAAVSLAGAARPSFWYDEAATISASYSRSLTQMWHMLGNVDAVHGLYYLLMHGWFRLVPPTEFWSRAPSGLAVGAAAAGVVVLGRQFSSRTVAVASGVFCAVLPRTTWAGVEARPYALSMMAAVWLSALLVFAARRQSRWPWLCFGLALVCSVLLDAYIALLLAAYAVFVGVCCRSRTVLWRFGISSAVAVVMLLPFLLTVAGQAHQISWVAAIGHRTIEDVVMQQYFERSPPFAVLSALLICAAIALWLSRSAPLGPSERQLLVLATCWVGIPTAAIVAYSALVHPIYTPRYLCFTAPAMALILGVCSAAIAAKPWVTTAVVGVFAIAAAPNYIRAQRNPYAKYGMDYSQVADLITAKAAPGDCLLVNDTVTFMPAPMRPLLAARPDAYRKLIDLTLWQRAVDRNDVFDTNLIPEVVAGPLSHCAVLWIITQADSSEPAHQQGPALPPGPVYGATPAFAVPHDLGFRLVERWQFNLVQVFEATR